Sequence from the Nocardia cyriacigeorgica GUH-2 genome:
CAACCCGACCTGAACTGGGACAATCCCGAGGTCGCGGCCGATTTCGAGCAGACCCTGCGGTTCTGGCTGGACCGCGGTGTGGACGGCTTCCGCATCGATGTTGCGCATGGCATGGCCAAACCAGAGGGCCTGCCGGACATGGAGCGCGTCGATACCCGGATGCTGATCCACGACGACAGCGATCCCCGCTTCAACAACCCCGGAGTGCACGACATCCACCGCCGCATCCGCCGGGTACTCGACGACTATCCGCACGCGGTGTCGATCGGCGAGGTGTGGGTCGACGACAATGTGCGCTTCGGTGAATACGTCCGCCCCGACGAGCTGCATCTGGCCTTCAACTTCCGCCTGGCCGAAACCCCGTTCGACGCCGACGCCATCCGTCACGCCGTGGAGAACTCCCTGCTCGCGGTGGCCCCGGTCGGCGCGACCCCCACCTGGACGTTGTCGAATCACGACATCGAGCGCGAGGTCACCCGCTACGGCGGCGGCGACCTCGGCCTGGCCCGGGCTCGCGCGATGATCCTGGTCGAGCTCGCGTTGCCCGGCGCGGTGTTCATCTACAACGGCGCCGAACTGGGCCTGCCCAACGTCGACGATCTGCCCGACGAGGTGTTGCAGGACCCGGTCTGGGAACGCACCGGGCACACCGAACGCGGCCGCGACGGATGCCGGGTCCCGATTCCGTGGGAGGGCTCCGCGCCGCCGTTCGGATTCACCACCGGGGCGCGGTCGTGGTTGCCGATTCCGGCCCCGTGGGCCGAGCTGACGGTGGCCGCTCAGCTCGATCGCAGCGGGTCGACCGTCGAGCTGTACCGCGACGCCATCGAGCTGCGGCACAAGCGGCCGGAGTTCGACGGGGCCGGGCTGGAATGGTTGCCCGCCCCGGCGGGTGTGCTGATGTTCCGACGGCCCGGCGGACTGATCTGCGTACTCAACAGCTCGGCCGCCGCCATCGAGCTACCCGCGGGCGAGGCGATCCTCGTCAGCGCACCGCTCGCCGACGGAATGCTGCCGCCGGATTCGGCCGCGTGGCTGGTCTGAAACTGCCCGATCGTGCAGCTCATGCCAGGTCGAACGGGTTTCGGCGAACGTACGCGAGGCTCGGCGAAACCCCTGGTCGAGGCGCAAAACCCTTACCGATCGATGAACTACTACAGAGCATCGTCTACCTTTGAGCTGTGAGCATTCTCGAGACAGTGCTGATCTTCGTCGGCATCCCGCTGGTGATCTACGGCGTGATCGCCGGATTGTCGTTTCTCGGTAAGCCGCTGCCCGGCGAGAAGCCGGTCCACTACGACCTGAGCAAGAAGTGGACCTCCGAGCCGGTGCTGTGGAGTGCGACCGACGAGGTGACCGTGTACGGGCACCACATTGCTGAATCGCATGGTCACCATGCGGCTATCGAAACCGCGGACGCGGAGCTGATCGGAGGCAGGGCAAGTGGCAGGTTCTAAGTGGCCCGCGGTGGTCGAATCCGAACTACCGCACGGATACGCCCTGATGAGCAGTGGACGGGTGTCCGGCGTGCACGAGGCCGGTGACGTCTTCAAGGAAGCTCCCTTCAGCAATGAAGAGCGCCTGATCATGGACAACGTGCTCACCGAGGCGACTCGCGCCACCAAGGTGCGGTTCAACGTCTTCATCGGCGATCTGGGTGCCGACCCGTCCGCCGGTGCCGACACCATCTTCCCGGCGACCCCGGAGGCGAACCGGTCGGTGCTCATCGCCGTCTCGCCCAACGACCGCGCCGTCGAGGTGCGTTCGGGCAAGGACGTCGCCGATCGCGCCAACGACCGCGTCTGCCAGCTCGGCGTCACCGCAGCCCTGAGCTCGATGCGTCAGGGGCAGCTCATCGACGGTCTGGTCTCGGCCGTGCGCGTGATGGCCGCCGCCATCGGCCGCTGAGCCGACACGTCCACGCACCCCCGCCGCACCCGGCGCCGCTGTCGACGCGGCGCGCCGGGATGCGGCGGGGGTGCGGGCTTTCTCCGGGAGTTGTCCGCCGAGAGCGTAATTCGGCGACCGAGCGCCGAGGCGGCGGTACGCTCCGGCTATGAGCGAGCATCCGAGGCTGCACTCGATTCCCGGTGGACGCGAGGACCGATCCGCGCCACCGCGCCCGGATGCCGAACCGCTGTGGCGCGAGGTGCTCGGCACCCGGCTGCGCGCGCTGCGGCAGGAGCAGCAGGAGACCCTCGCCGAGACCGCGGGGCGGGCCGGAGTCTCCCCGCAGTACCTGTCCGAGATCGAGCGCGGCCGCAAGGAACCCTCCAGCGAGATGATCGCCGCCCTGGCCGGCGCGCTCGGTACCTCCTTGGCCGAACTGGCCGGCGAGGTCGCGGAGACGTTGGGTCGCCGCCGTGCCCTGCGCCCAGTCGGGGGAGCGGGCCACACCCGGGCCGGAAACGAAACCGCCACCCCGAGCGCCGGGGCCGCCACGACGGGCGGGATCGTGTTGCTCGCTGCCTGAGCTCGCGGGGTCGCTCGCCGCTCGACCGCGCCCATTCGCAGCCTGACGTGCGGCCCCGCGCCTCGGTCGTGCTCGCGGCTGGACCACGCCCGGTCGCGGGCCGACTCGCGCTCCGGGCCGTCGCGCCCGGCTACTCGCTCATCGGGCGTTCAGTACCTGATCCACCAGCCCGTAATCCACCGCAGCCGCGGCCGTGAACACTCGGTCGCGGTCGGTGTCGCGGCGCAGGGTCTCGGCGGGCCGGCCGGTGTGCTGGGACAGGATGGATTCGATCTCGGCGCGCATCCGGACCAGCTCGTCGGCTTGCAGGATCAGATCGGGAATGGCGCCTTGACCGCGGGCGGCGGGCTGGTGTAGCACCACTCGGGCGTGCGGCAGCATCGAACGCCGGCCCGATTCGCCGGCGGCCAGCAGGACGGCGCCGACGGCGATGGCCTGGCCGACGCAGGTGGTCGCGACGGGGGCCTTGATGAACCGCATGGTGTCGTACACCGCGAGCATCGCGGGCAGCTCGCCACCCTCGCAGTTGATGTAGAGGTTGATCTCCTGTTCCGGGTTCTCCGACTCGAGGTGCAGCAGTTGCGCGATCAGCGCGTTGGCTACCCCCGAATCGATCGGCGTGCCCAGATAGACGATGCGTTCGGCCAGCAGATGCGAGTAGACGTCCATGATCCGCTCGCCACCGGGCTGGCGGGCGATCACATTGGGAATGGTGTAGGAGGTCATGAGATTCCGATCTTCTGGCGCTGCGGAACCACCTGGCCGAACGAGTCGACGATGTGGTCGATGAAGCCGTACTCCTTGGCCTGGGCGGCGGTGAACCAGCGGTCGTGCAGCGAATCCTCGTAGATCCGCTCGTAGGGCCGGCCGGTGTCGGCGGCGATGAGCCCGAGCACGGTCTCCACGGTGTGGCGCAGATCGTCGGCCTGCACCTCGACCTCCACGGCGCTGCCACCGATTCCGGCCGAACCCTGATGCATCAGGATCCGCGCGTGCGGGAGCGCGAAACGCCGTCCAGGATCACCGGCTGAGAGCAGGAACTGCCCGGCGCTGCACGCCAATCCGAGCGCGAGGGTGGAGATCTCGCAGGGGACCAGCCGCATCACGTCGCGAATGGCGAGCATCGCGGGTACCGAGCCGCCGGGGGAGTGGATCCACAGCGAGATCCCGGCGTCGGGATCCTCTGCCGCCAGGGTGAGCATCTGCGTCATCAGCAGCGTGCCGTTGTCGTCGTCGAGGCCACCGTCGAGGACGAGGATGCGCCTGCCGAAAAGTTGTTCGCGGGCCCGCCAGCTGAACAGCGGAGCCTTGTCGTCGTGTGCCATGACTCCACCG
This genomic interval carries:
- a CDS encoding ClpP family protease, producing MTSYTIPNVIARQPGGERIMDVYSHLLAERIVYLGTPIDSGVANALIAQLLHLESENPEQEINLYINCEGGELPAMLAVYDTMRFIKAPVATTCVGQAIAVGAVLLAAGESGRRSMLPHARVVLHQPAARGQGAIPDLILQADELVRMRAEIESILSQHTGRPAETLRRDTDRDRVFTAAAAVDYGLVDQVLNAR
- a CDS encoding helix-turn-helix domain-containing protein, which produces MSEHPRLHSIPGGREDRSAPPRPDAEPLWREVLGTRLRALRQEQQETLAETAGRAGVSPQYLSEIERGRKEPSSEMIAALAGALGTSLAELAGEVAETLGRRRALRPVGGAGHTRAGNETATPSAGAATTGGIVLLAA
- a CDS encoding ClpP family protease — encoded protein: MAHDDKAPLFSWRAREQLFGRRILVLDGGLDDDNGTLLMTQMLTLAAEDPDAGISLWIHSPGGSVPAMLAIRDVMRLVPCEISTLALGLACSAGQFLLSAGDPGRRFALPHARILMHQGSAGIGGSAVEVEVQADDLRHTVETVLGLIAADTGRPYERIYEDSLHDRWFTAAQAKEYGFIDHIVDSFGQVVPQRQKIGIS
- a CDS encoding glycoside hydrolase family 13 protein codes for the protein MNAASGPWWETAVFYQVYPRSFADSDGDGVGDLGGLRARLDYLERLGVDALWICPVMRSPMADGGYDVADPRDIDPLFGCMPAFDALIEAAHARDIKITMDLVPNHTSDAHPWFRAALAAAPGSPERGRYIFRDGRGPDGALPPNNWPSIFGGPAWTRVVEADGRPGQWYLHLFAAEQPDLNWDNPEVAADFEQTLRFWLDRGVDGFRIDVAHGMAKPEGLPDMERVDTRMLIHDDSDPRFNNPGVHDIHRRIRRVLDDYPHAVSIGEVWVDDNVRFGEYVRPDELHLAFNFRLAETPFDADAIRHAVENSLLAVAPVGATPTWTLSNHDIEREVTRYGGGDLGLARARAMILVELALPGAVFIYNGAELGLPNVDDLPDEVLQDPVWERTGHTERGRDGCRVPIPWEGSAPPFGFTTGARSWLPIPAPWAELTVAAQLDRSGSTVELYRDAIELRHKRPEFDGAGLEWLPAPAGVLMFRRPGGLICVLNSSAAAIELPAGEAILVSAPLADGMLPPDSAAWLV
- a CDS encoding DUF5130 domain-containing protein gives rise to the protein MAGSKWPAVVESELPHGYALMSSGRVSGVHEAGDVFKEAPFSNEERLIMDNVLTEATRATKVRFNVFIGDLGADPSAGADTIFPATPEANRSVLIAVSPNDRAVEVRSGKDVADRANDRVCQLGVTAALSSMRQGQLIDGLVSAVRVMAAAIGR